Proteins from a genomic interval of Rosa chinensis cultivar Old Blush chromosome 2, RchiOBHm-V2, whole genome shotgun sequence:
- the LOC121051754 gene encoding UDP-glycosyltransferase 708C1-like yields MSDLTDSQALPLLPHIALFPCAGMGHLTPFLRLASMLSSSQNCLVTLITASPAVSAAESTHISLFLSQHPKVNHLEFQLIPSNPTTTTMDDPFFLQWQSTNRSLHLLYPSLASSSPPLSAIFSDFVVASSMGTIAAQLNIPNYIFSPTSCKFFSLAAYLPTLLSNTSDISSLTQVNIQGLTPLPMTSIPPPFRNQNHIFTSLILQNSRALSSAKGILMNTFHDFESDTLAAINDGRALTNINLPPILPIGPLQAFELKNDQDKYYLSWLDNQPKQSVVYVSFGSRTTMSNSQIRELSKGLETSGYRFLWVLKTSKVDKDDIQEVKDMVGESFLERTKNKGIVLKAWVSQQEILEHPAIGGFVNHCGWNSVMEAAQEGIPVLAWPQHSDQSVNAEIVEKAGLGIWERKWGWGLEGLVSGEEIGNKIVELMENQKVREFSRNVGEKARKASGIDGKSEKVVMEIMESLMQKRN; encoded by the coding sequence ATGTCAGACTTAACAGATTCTCAAgcacttcctcttcttcctcacaTAGCTCTATTCCCATGCGCCGGAATGGGCCATCTGACCCCCTTCCTCCGCCTCGCTTCCATGCTCTCCTCCTCCCAAAACTGTCTGGTCACCTTGATCACAGCCTCCCCTGCTGTGTCTGCAGCAGAGTCGACCCACATTTCCTTGTTCCTTTCTCAACATCCAAAAGTCAACCATCTTGAGTTCCAACTCATTCCCTCcaatcccaccaccaccaccatggacGACCCTTTCTTTCTCCAATGGCAATCCACCAACCGCTCTCTCCATCTCCTCTACCCCTCACTCGCTTCCTCATCGCCGCCTCTCTCGGCGATCTTCTCTGACTTCGTAGTAGCATCAAGTATGGGAACAATCGCTGCCCAACTCAACATTCCCAACTACATCTTCTCCCCCACTTCATGTAAGTTCTTCAGTCTCGCGGCTTACCTGCCGACTCTCTTATCAAACACTTCAGATATTAGTTCTCTCACTCAAGTCAACATACAAGGCCTCACCCCTTTGCCAATGACAAGCATTCCTCCCCCATTTAGGAATCaaaatcatattttcacatcacTAATACTTCAAAACTCTCGAGCTCTTTCTAGCGCGAAAGGGATCCTAATGAACACCTTCCATGATTTTGAGTCAGACACTCTAGCTGCTATCAATGATGGCAGAGCTTTAACCAACATTAATCTCCCACCAATCCTCCCAATTGGGCCGTTACAAGCTTTTGAGCTCAAGAACGACCAAGACAAGTACTATCTTTCATGGTTAGACAACCAACCAAAACAGTCTGTAGTTTATGTGAGTTTTGGAAGCAGAACAACTATGTCAAATTCACAGATAAGAGAGCTCTCAAAGGGGTTGGAGACAAGTGGATATAGGTTTTTGTGGGTACTCAAGACCAGTAAAGTTGATAAAGATGATATACAAGAGGTGAAAGATATGGTCGGAGAGTCATTTCTGGAAAGAACAAAGAACAAGGGAATTGTATTAAAAGCGTGGGTAAGCCAACAGGAAATTCTGGAACATCCAGCCATTGGAGGGTTTGTGAATCACTGCGGGTGGAACTCGGTTATGGAAGCAGCCCAAGAAGGGATACCGGTGCTGGCGTGGCCGCAACACAGCGATCAAAGCGTGAACGCTGAGATTGTGGAGAAGGCAGGGTTAGGGATATGGGAGAGGAAATGGGGTTGGGGACTTGAAGGGTTGGTAAGTGGTGAAGAGATAGGAAATAAGATTGTGGAGCTAATGGAAAATCAGAAGGTGAGGGAATTTTCTAGAAATGTTGGGGAAAAGGCTAGGAAAGCTAGTGGGATTGATGGAAAATCAGAGAAGGTGGTCATGGAAATCATGGAGTCTTTGATGCAGAAGAGAAACTAG